In Calypte anna isolate BGI_N300 chromosome 33, bCalAnn1_v1.p, whole genome shotgun sequence, a single genomic region encodes these proteins:
- the FIGNL2 gene encoding putative fidgetin-like protein 2 has protein sequence MHWSPEHAQSLNQWPEQHLDVSSTTSSPAHKSELYPSTRQRFNYAWANDDISALTASNLLKRYAEKYSGVLDAPYERPALSGYGDGAFGTVNGQKGDGEPWPGAHGSDGSYPLTPLHDALPGAKGVVPPAVPPGGGAISLGGSPVVSANLADPIYPGNSCGGAAAGSAGLGSSQEYPSGYGGTYLPSGYCTQPAAALPPPHPPGLLQPPHPSPALVPAYGSSGPVYNYAAGTYPPQPGYGAIHPPHPSASYLPSAIATPTPIPAPPPPTRPTYGYQGAGLAPLAVPPLGTEAAGALKRKAFDISGGEDEGEGRYRKYSYEQPKSPYPMSDNGECRGNGFGGSTESPQVTFKPGKRPSGAGNAEEHSGKYGGQAMKSMVSPPYGAGDAPLRPPEPFEKFSPPLANGERAAEPGPPFPLRLPPKAPLFGMEEQPKNVDPMVLELVNTKMVERGPPVQWADIAGQVSVKATIEEELVWPILRPGAYTGANRPPRTILLFGPRGTGKTLLSRCISTQLGSTLLKLSGAALLSTWKAEAEKILQTVFFVASCRQPAVVLITEAESLLVARASEDGSQVSNLKSQLLSYMDNVSTSSEQNVVIIGTTSRPGSMDEASHRRFAKRFYISPPDSIARRQILHHALAQRSSCLSEREMSSLVQHTESFSGSELVQLCQHAGATTTLHALPGQIQPTSYQDFEKAFCKVRPAASQKELDLFLEWDKMYGTRH, from the coding sequence ATGCACTGGTCACCAGAGCATGCCCAGTCCCTCAACCAGTGGCCGGAGCAGCACCTCGACGtctcctccaccacctcctctccAGCCCACAAATCCGAGCTCTACCCCAGCACCCGACAACGTTTCAACTACGCTTGGGCCAACGACGACATCTCGGCCCTCACCGCCTCCAACCTCCTCAAGAGGTACGCCGAGAAGTATTCGGGGGTGCTGGACGCACCCTACGAGCGCCCGGCGCTGAGCGGCTACGGGGATGGAGCCTTCGGGACGGTTAACGGGCAGAAAGGGGACGGGGAGCCCTGGCCGGGGGCTCACGGCTCCGACGGCTCCTACCCCCTGACCCCCCTCCACGATGCTCTCCCGGGGGCCAAGGGGGTGGTGCCCCCCGCCGTCCCCCCCGGCGGTGGAGCCATCAGCCTGGGGGGTTCCCCCGTGGTCTCGGCCAACCTCGCCGACCCCATTTATCCCGGGAATTCCTGCGGAGGAGCCGCCGCCGGTTCGGCTGGGTTGGGGTCATCTCAGGAATATCCCTCAGGCTACGGCGGCACCTACTTGCCCTCCGGCTATTGCACCCAACCCGCGGCCGCGCTTCCCCCCCCGCACCCCCCggggctcctgcagcccccgCACCCCTCGCCCGCCCTCGTCCCAGCCTACGGCTCCTCCGGTCCCGTCTACAACTACGCGGCCGGCACCTACCCGCCCCAGCCGGGCTACGGGGCCATCCACCCGCCCCATCCCTCCGCTTCCTACCTCCCCTCCGCCATcgccacccccacccccataCCGGCCCCCCCGCCCCCCACTCGCCCCACCTATGGCTACCAGGGGGCGGGTTTGGCCCCGCTGGCCGTGCCGCCCCTGGGCACCGAGGCGGCGGGAGCCCTGAAGCGTAAAGCCTTCGACATCTCCGGCGGGGAGGACGAGGGGGAGGGCAGGTACAGGAAATACAGCTACGAGCAGCCAAAGTCCCCCTACCCCATGTCGGACAACGGCGAGTGCCGGGGCAACGGGTTCGGTGGCAGCACCGAGTCCCCTCAGGTGACCTTCAAGCCCGGGAAGCGGCCGTCGGGAGCCGGGAACGCCGAGGAGCACAGCGGGAAATACGGGGGGCAGGCAATGAAGAGTATGGTGTCACCACCCTACggtgctggggatgctcctcTGAGGCCACCCGAGCCCTTCGAGAAGTTCAGTCCCCCCCTGGCCAACGGGGAGCGGGCAGCCGAGCCGGGCCCCCCCTTCCCGTTGCGGCTGCCCCCCAAAGCACCGCTCTTCGGCATGGAGGAGCAGCCCAAGAACGTCGACCCCATGGTCTTGGAGCTGGTGAACACCAAGATGGTGGAGAGAGGGCCCCCCGTGCAGTGGGCAGACATCGCTGGGCAGGTCTCTGTCAAAGCCACCATCGAGGAGGAGCTGGTGTGGCCCATCCTTCGTCCCGGCGCCTACACCGGGGCCAACCGGCCGCCCCGAACCATCCTGCTCTTCGGTCCCCGGGGCACGGGGAAGACCCTGCTGAGCCGCTGCATCTCCACCCAGCTGGGCTCCACCTTGCTGAAGCTCAGTGGAGCAGCCCTGCTCTCCACCTGGAAAGCTGAAGCCGAGAAGATCCTGCAGACCGTCTTCTTCGTGGCCAGCTGCCGGCAGCCCGCCGTGGTGCTCATCACCGAGGCCGAGTCCTTGCTGGTGGCCCGGGCCAGCGAGGATGGCAGCCAGGTCAGCAACCTCAAATCTCAGCTCCTTTCCTACATGGACAACGTCTCTACCTCATCCGAGCAGAACGTGGTCATCATCGGCACCACCTCCAGGCCCGGCAGCATGGACGAAGCTTCCCACCGCCGCTTCGCCAAACGCTTCTACATCTCCCCCCCCGACAGCATCGCCCGGAGACAGATCCTCCACCACGCCCTGGCCCAGAGGAGCTCCTGCCTGAGCGAGAGGGAGATGTCCTCCTTGGTGCAGCACACCGAGAGCTTCTCTGGCAGCGAGCTggtccagctctgccagcacgCCGGGGCCACCACCACCCTGCACGCTTTGCCGGGGCAGATCCAACCCACCTCCTACCAGGACTTTGAGAAAGCCTTCTGCAAGGTCcgccctgctgcctcccagaaGGAGCTGGACTTGTTCCTGGAGTGGGATAAAATGTATGGCACCCGGCACTGA